One genomic segment of Methanothermobacter tenebrarum includes these proteins:
- a CDS encoding type II secretion system F family protein: MVFKKIFEKLGGITIEAGKKVEEGVKTPAAKLGSIGQPFTGRRDFRGTIRRRSTSMIMERMRMTPDEVEVFKELIEADKHLEEEKKESERKYMEASLEELLKEEEKKFDPKILLMLGIVSGLILLLITVTLGLGLDIGIILMFAVTSLSVILTVAPKLQKGRKSVEASRQLPFALRQMATELRAGLGLHDSMRSVALSGYGALSEEFARTLEEIRYGESTENALREMCNRVNSEGLDRAVYQITRTLESGGDLAKTLNIIADDVAYEMRMKLRDYSQKLNSFTMIYMFIAILGPVIFLVMLLAAATIMEGSVLPPVAILLLYLFLFPMIAGFMAFMIKRLEPKL, translated from the coding sequence ATGGTTTTTAAAAAGATTTTTGAAAAACTCGGCGGCATAACAATAGAGGCGGGTAAGAAGGTGGAAGAAGGAGTTAAAACTCCAGCCGCGAAACTAGGCAGCATAGGGCAACCTTTCACCGGTAGACGTGATTTCAGGGGCACTATAAGGCGTAGAAGCACCTCGATGATAATGGAAAGGATGAGGATGACCCCTGATGAGGTGGAAGTATTTAAAGAACTCATAGAAGCCGACAAACACTTGGAAGAAGAGAAAAAAGAAAGTGAAAGGAAGTATATGGAAGCTTCACTTGAAGAATTATTAAAAGAAGAAGAAAAGAAGTTCGACCCCAAAATACTCCTAATGCTTGGAATCGTTTCCGGCCTCATATTATTACTGATAACAGTCACACTAGGCCTTGGCTTGGATATTGGCATAATATTAATGTTCGCAGTAACTTCCTTATCAGTAATCTTGACAGTTGCACCAAAATTACAAAAGGGCAGGAAGTCCGTGGAGGCATCACGCCAATTACCATTCGCTTTAAGACAGATGGCAACAGAACTTAGAGCGGGATTAGGACTCCATGATAGTATGCGCTCAGTGGCACTTTCAGGTTATGGGGCGTTATCTGAAGAATTTGCAAGGACCCTCGAAGAGATAAGATATGGTGAAAGTACTGAGAATGCTCTAAGGGAAATGTGTAACCGGGTGAACTCAGAGGGCTTGGATAGGGCCGTTTATCAAATTACAAGGACACTTGAAAGTGGGGGTGACCTAGCCAAGACCCTTAATATTATAGCAGATGATGTGGCATATGAGATGAGGATGAAGCTTAGAGATTATTCCCAAAAGCTTAACTCATTTACCATGATATACATGTTTATAGCTATCCTTGGACCTGTGATATTTCTCGTAATGTTACTAGCAGCCGCCACAATAATGGAAGGGTCAGTTTTACCCCCAGTTGCAATATTATTGTTATACCTATTTTTATTCCCAATGATAGCAGGGTTCATGGCCTTCATGATAAAAAGGCTTGAACCAAAATTATAG
- a CDS encoding CpaF family protein, translating to MGDVKEFEIIEEELIPLYKVSLPKFSDKERELINEIRTKVVEAAVTTGGEFQIDKKTLMREIKNFLRMKGIRDIDRLAKQIVQEMLGYGEIDPLIRDDNLEEIMIIGVKKPVFVYHRDKGMMITNLIFDDADDIKALIDLIARQVGRRIDQQTPILDARLPDGSRVNATIPPVSPDGPTLTVRKFKKDPYTIVDLINFKTLSSYLAAFLWVCTDGLGAKPCNAIIAGGTSSGKTTTLNTIAAFIPPRERVITIEDTLELQLPHPHILRLETRPPNIEGKGEIDMDTLVKNSLRQRPDRIIVGEVRGPEAITLFTALNTGHSGFGTLHSNTAQETITRLTNRPMNVPNIMIPALDFIIMQNRMYSSSGRSIRRITEVAEVVGMEEDRIQLNKIFEWDNVTDKVEYVGITSQTLREIAELRGMSITEIEEEIERRRLVLEYMAEENIRSIDNVAKYIHGYYKNPEEILEKIL from the coding sequence ATGGGAGATGTTAAAGAATTTGAAATCATCGAAGAGGAACTAATACCATTATACAAGGTTTCCCTCCCAAAATTTTCCGATAAAGAAAGAGAACTTATAAATGAAATAAGGACAAAGGTCGTGGAAGCCGCTGTAACCACCGGCGGTGAATTCCAAATCGACAAAAAAACCCTCATGAGGGAGATTAAGAACTTCCTCAGGATGAAGGGGATTCGAGACATTGACAGACTCGCCAAGCAAATCGTGCAAGAAATGCTAGGCTACGGTGAAATAGACCCCCTCATAAGGGATGATAACCTCGAAGAGATAATGATAATCGGCGTGAAAAAACCTGTTTTCGTCTACCATAGAGACAAAGGTATGATGATAACAAACCTCATATTCGATGATGCTGACGATATTAAAGCCCTAATTGATCTTATCGCGAGACAGGTAGGCAGACGCATAGACCAACAAACACCAATCCTAGATGCAAGATTACCCGACGGTTCAAGAGTCAACGCAACCATCCCCCCAGTCTCCCCAGATGGCCCCACGCTAACAGTACGTAAATTCAAAAAAGACCCCTACACCATCGTAGACCTCATCAACTTCAAAACATTATCATCTTATCTCGCAGCCTTCCTATGGGTATGTACAGATGGCCTTGGAGCCAAACCATGCAACGCAATAATCGCAGGTGGCACAAGCTCAGGTAAGACAACAACCCTGAATACAATAGCAGCATTCATACCACCCCGTGAACGTGTTATCACAATCGAAGACACACTCGAACTTCAATTACCACACCCACATATTCTAAGATTGGAAACAAGACCCCCAAACATAGAAGGAAAAGGCGAAATCGACATGGACACCCTCGTCAAAAACTCCCTCCGACAAAGACCAGACAGGATAATAGTAGGAGAAGTAAGGGGCCCCGAAGCCATAACATTATTCACGGCCTTAAACACTGGCCATTCAGGGTTCGGAACATTACACTCCAATACAGCCCAGGAAACCATCACTAGGCTCACAAACAGGCCCATGAACGTCCCTAATATTATGATACCCGCATTGGATTTCATAATAATGCAAAATAGGATGTACAGTTCATCTGGTCGTTCAATAAGGCGTATAACCGAAGTAGCCGAAGTTGTGGGCATGGAAGAGGATAGAATCCAATTAAACAAGATATTCGAATGGGATAACGTCACGGACAAAGTCGAATACGTTGGTATAACAAGCCAAACCCTAAGAGAAATAGCAGAACTAAGAGGCATGAGTATAACCGAAATAGAAGAAGAAATCGAGAGAAGAAGATTAGTCCTAGAATACATGGCTGAGGAGAATATAAGATCAATAGATAATGTGGCCAAATATATCCATGGATATTATAAGAATCCCGAGGAGATTCTAGAGAAGATACTCTAA